From the Arvicola amphibius chromosome 2, mArvAmp1.2, whole genome shotgun sequence genome, one window contains:
- the LOC119806461 gene encoding olfactory receptor 4A5-like translates to MGQKNNVTEFILLGLTQDPVGQKALFVMFLLIYIVTMGGNLLIVGTVIASPSLDSPMYFFLAFLSLTDATYSTAILPKLLKDLVCDKKTISFTACLVQLFVEHLFGGAEVFILVMMAYDRYAAICKPLHYLTIMNRQVCILLLLASWVGGFAHALLQVISVYILPFCGPNVIDHFACDMYPLLGLACTDTYFLGLTVVANNGAMSVVVFILLLVSYGIILNSLKTHSQEGRHKALSTCSSHIMVVVLFFVPCIFMYVRPVSNFPIDKFITVFYTIFTPMLNPLIYTLRNLEMKTCMVKLWNKMFTTGTK, encoded by the coding sequence ATGGGACAGAAAAACAATGTTACAGAGTTTATCCTCCTGGGCCTCACTCAGGACCCTGTTGGCCAaaaagcattgtttgtcatgttTTTACTCATCTACATTGTGACAATGGGGGGCAACCTGCTCATTGTGGGGACAGTGATTGCCAGCCCCTCCTTGGACTctcccatgtacttctttctTGCCTTTCTGTCACTCACAGATGCTACTTATTCCACTGCCATCTTGCCCAAGTTGCTTAAAGACTTAGTTTGTGATAAAAAGACCATTTCCTTCACAGCTTGTCTAGTGCAGCTTTTTGTGGAGCACTTATTTGGTGGTGCTGAGGTCTTCATTTTGGTGATgatggcctatgatcgctatgCTGCCATCTGTAAGCCACTGCACTATTTAACCATCATGAATCGTCAGGTTTGTATTCTCTTGCTATTGGCATCTTGGGTTGGAGGATTTGCTCATGCTCTGCTTCAAGTGATCTCTGTGTATATACTTCCTTTCTGTGGACCCAATGTCATTGACCACTTTGCCTGTGACATGTACCCATTACTGGGACTTGCATGCACCGATACCTACTTTCTAGGCCTCACTGTAGTTGCCAATAATGGAGCAATGTCTGTAGTGGTCTTTATCCTTCTCCTTGTCTCCTATGGAATCATTTTAAACTCACTTAAGACTCACAGTCAGGAAGGGAGACACAAAGCTCTGTCCACCTGCAGTTCACACATCATGGTGGTTGTCCTCTTCTTTGTTCCttgcatttttatgtatgttaGACCTGTCTCTAATTTTCCTATTGATAAATTTATTACTGTATTTTATACAATTTTCACTCCTATGTTGAATCCTTTAATATATACCCTAAGAAACCTTGAGATGAAAACTTGTATGGTAAAGCTGTGGAATAAAATGTTCACTACAGGCACAAAATGA